In Alteracholeplasma palmae J233, a single genomic region encodes these proteins:
- the hemW gene encoding radical SAM family heme chaperone HemW, with protein MVLLKLDLIKLLYNITIDKRGDNIRGLYIHIPFCEYICHYCDFVKRVPKNNEMIETYLDRLIDEINLYKDSFSKIETIYIGGGTPSMLSPVQLEKLLTALQGIHPGEFSIEVNPDSYSEEKGKVFKKYGINRVSLGVQSFDDDILKYVNRQHTKDQVFDVVNHLKSIGIPHLSIDLIYAIPGQTLEHIKKDLDYTMQLGITHVSCYSLILEDKTYFYHQYLKGNFEPASEDTEAEMFEYVTKYLKENGFEHYEISNYAKNGDYSKHNMIYWNLDEYIGVGLGAHGFINNVRTLNEKSMPKYLDHFKASEMPQTNEDLLQDDLIFGLRKTKGISISYVKDRYGIDLFEKYPKLKEKMDYGLLKIENDHLSLTERGMMLGNQVFVLFI; from the coding sequence ATGGTTCTGTTAAAATTAGATTTAATAAAACTGTTGTATAATATAACTATAGATAAAAGAGGTGATAATATTAGAGGTTTATACATACATATTCCATTTTGTGAATATATTTGTCACTATTGTGACTTTGTAAAAAGAGTTCCTAAAAATAATGAAATGATAGAAACTTATCTAGACCGTTTAATAGATGAAATAAATTTATATAAAGATAGTTTTTCCAAAATAGAGACTATATATATAGGAGGTGGGACACCTAGTATGCTTAGCCCAGTTCAGTTAGAAAAATTACTAACTGCCTTACAAGGTATTCATCCAGGTGAATTTTCAATTGAAGTTAATCCTGATAGTTATAGTGAAGAAAAAGGAAAAGTCTTTAAAAAATATGGTATTAATCGTGTGAGTTTGGGTGTTCAAAGTTTTGATGATGATATCTTAAAATATGTGAATAGACAACATACTAAAGACCAAGTTTTTGATGTTGTAAATCATTTAAAGAGTATTGGTATTCCTCATTTAAGTATTGACTTAATATATGCAATACCAGGTCAGACGTTAGAACATATCAAAAAAGATCTAGATTACACGATGCAATTAGGCATCACTCACGTTTCTTGTTACTCACTGATACTAGAAGATAAGACTTATTTTTATCATCAGTATTTAAAAGGAAATTTTGAACCTGCTAGTGAAGACACCGAAGCTGAGATGTTTGAGTATGTAACAAAGTATTTAAAAGAAAACGGATTTGAACACTATGAAATCTCAAACTATGCGAAAAATGGTGATTATTCAAAACATAATATGATTTATTGGAACTTAGATGAATATATTGGTGTAGGCCTAGGTGCCCATGGATTTATTAATAATGTCAGAACCTTAAATGAAAAATCCATGCCTAAATATTTAGATCACTTTAAAGCATCTGAAATGCCACAAACTAACGAAGATTTATTACAAGATGATCTGATTTTCGGACTTAGAAAAACTAAAGGAATCTCTATTTCTTATGTGAAAGATAGATATGGAATTGATTTGTTTGAAAAATATCCTAAATTAAAAGAAAAAATGGACTATGGATTACTTAAAATAGAAAACGATCATTTATCACTTACTGAACGTGGTATGATGCTAGGTAATCAAGTGTTTGTTCTATTTATATGA
- the xerD gene encoding site-specific tyrosine recombinase XerD has protein sequence MKYIINDFKYYLSNELGLSKNTILAYIRDLEQYVEFLNKYQKVTKVSKIEKKHIESYLSSLKRKEINSKSISRKLTSIKKFHHFLLIEKEVDDDVSVHFNTPKISKSLPTVLSIEEVVRLLEAVDKTTELGIRNTALLELIYGSGLRVSELLELKISDIHINQSYVIVTGKGSKERMVPISDMASVAIKNYIIKSRETLLKGKKHSFLFVNQYGERLSRQGFHKLLKKLGSDSNIETEFSAHTLRHSFATHLLENGMDLRTLQNLLGHEDISTTQIYTHISQKRIKEIYNKAHPRAKEEENEI, from the coding sequence ATGAAATATATCATTAATGATTTCAAATACTATCTATCCAATGAGCTCGGCTTATCTAAAAACACTATTCTGGCATATATTAGAGATCTAGAACAATATGTTGAGTTCTTAAATAAATACCAAAAAGTAACTAAAGTTTCTAAAATAGAAAAAAAGCATATTGAATCATACTTAAGTTCGTTAAAGAGAAAAGAGATCAATAGTAAATCAATTTCCAGAAAATTAACCTCTATTAAGAAATTTCATCACTTTCTACTCATTGAAAAAGAAGTAGATGATGATGTATCTGTTCATTTTAATACACCTAAAATATCCAAAAGCTTACCAACTGTTTTATCTATAGAAGAGGTTGTTAGACTTTTAGAAGCAGTAGATAAAACAACTGAATTAGGTATTAGAAATACGGCTTTACTAGAATTGATATATGGATCTGGGTTAAGAGTTTCTGAACTGCTAGAGTTGAAAATTAGTGATATTCATATTAATCAATCTTATGTGATTGTTACTGGCAAGGGTTCTAAAGAGCGTATGGTTCCTATTTCAGATATGGCCAGTGTTGCAATTAAAAACTATATTATCAAATCAAGAGAAACTTTACTTAAGGGTAAAAAACATAGCTTTTTATTTGTTAATCAATACGGAGAACGTTTATCTAGACAAGGCTTTCACAAACTATTAAAAAAATTAGGTAGTGACTCAAACATAGAAACAGAGTTTTCTGCACATACATTAAGACATTCGTTTGCTACTCATCTTTTAGAAAATGGAATGGATTTAAGAACGTTACAAAATTTATTAGGACATGAAGATATATCAACTACTCAGATATATACTCATATCAGTCAAAAGAGAATTAAAGAAATATATAATAAAGCACATCCACGTGCTAAGGAGGAAGAAAATGAAATTTAA
- a CDS encoding GatB/YqeY domain-containing protein, which produces MLNKIKELRIKAMKEKDLVARNTYESVYSAAQTLKGRESSDYVIDDAKVVDLIKKEIKIYTEMSLSKDVSRELELLNNLLPKQLDESEIKKHFMEFKKTNEKPTPKEFMEYLDQSLNLKGQYDKGLVARIVMSK; this is translated from the coding sequence ATGTTAAATAAAATTAAAGAACTTAGAATAAAAGCAATGAAAGAAAAAGATTTAGTTGCCAGAAATACATACGAATCAGTTTATAGTGCTGCTCAAACTCTTAAAGGAAGAGAAAGCAGTGATTATGTGATTGATGATGCCAAAGTTGTTGATCTAATAAAAAAAGAAATCAAAATATATACTGAAATGTCTCTAAGCAAAGACGTTAGTAGAGAATTAGAATTATTAAATAATCTTTTACCAAAACAATTAGATGAATCAGAAATTAAAAAACATTTTATGGAATTTAAGAAAACTAATGAAAAACCTACCCCTAAAGAATTTATGGAGTATTTAGATCAATCATTAAATTTAAAAGGACAATATGATAAAGGGCTAGTTGCTAGAATTGTTATGTCAAAATAA
- the lepA gene encoding translation elongation factor 4, protein MKETLNERQKRIRNFSIVAHIDHGKSTLADRILELTNTVQTREMKSQLLDSMELERERGITIKLNAVELNYTARDGKEYIMHLIDTPGHVDFTYEVSRSLAACEGAILVVDAAQGIQAQTLANVYLAIDNDLEIIPVLNKVDLPSADPEKVRKEIEEVIGIPAHDAIMASGKSGLGVIDILEKIVTDIPAPTGDENEPLQAMVFDSYFDAYRGVIPSIRVVNGTVKKGDEIRFMASKAVYEVIEVGVYNPKEVKKEILGPGDVGYLTASIKSMGHVRVGDTITHNNKPATASLPGYRTMNPVVFCGLYPIEPNKYEDLKEALEKLKLNDASLVYEPETSQALGFGFRSGFLGLLHMEIIQERITREFGIELIATAPSVIYHVYQTDNTMVLVDNPAKLPSPQQIDRIEEPYVKASIMCPKDYVGAVMDISQKKRGIFKDMKYIDANRVMLNYLLPLSEIVYDYFDKLKSSTKGYASFDYEIENYHPSNLQKMDILLNGEVVDALSLIVHRDFAYQRGKVICEKLRTLIPRQMFEVPVQAALGNKIIARETIKAMRKDVLAKCYGGDITRKKKLLNKQKEGKKKMKSVGKVEVPQEAFLAILSNDED, encoded by the coding sequence ATGAAAGAAACATTAAATGAAAGACAAAAGAGAATAAGAAACTTTTCAATTGTGGCTCATATTGACCATGGGAAATCAACATTAGCTGACAGAATTTTAGAGTTAACTAATACAGTACAAACACGCGAAATGAAATCACAGCTTCTTGATTCTATGGAATTAGAAAGAGAACGTGGAATTACAATTAAGCTAAATGCAGTAGAACTGAATTATACCGCAAGAGACGGTAAAGAATACATCATGCATTTAATAGATACCCCAGGACACGTAGACTTTACATATGAAGTTTCACGATCTTTAGCAGCTTGTGAAGGTGCTATTTTGGTCGTGGATGCTGCACAGGGAATTCAAGCACAAACGCTTGCGAATGTATACCTTGCTATTGATAATGACTTAGAAATTATACCCGTGTTAAATAAAGTAGATTTGCCAAGTGCAGATCCTGAAAAAGTTAGAAAAGAAATTGAAGAAGTAATTGGAATCCCTGCACATGATGCAATTATGGCTAGTGGAAAGTCTGGTCTTGGTGTTATTGATATTTTAGAAAAAATTGTTACAGATATACCAGCACCAACAGGAGATGAAAACGAACCCTTACAAGCAATGGTGTTTGATTCATATTTTGATGCTTATAGAGGAGTTATTCCTTCAATTAGAGTTGTTAATGGAACAGTTAAAAAGGGTGATGAAATAAGATTTATGGCAAGTAAGGCCGTTTATGAAGTCATCGAAGTTGGTGTTTATAATCCTAAAGAAGTTAAAAAAGAAATTTTAGGACCTGGAGATGTTGGGTATTTAACAGCCTCTATTAAATCAATGGGACATGTTCGTGTAGGGGATACGATTACTCATAATAATAAACCTGCTACAGCAAGCCTTCCTGGTTATAGAACAATGAATCCTGTTGTTTTCTGTGGTTTATATCCAATTGAACCTAATAAATACGAAGATTTAAAAGAAGCTTTAGAAAAACTTAAATTAAACGATGCATCCTTAGTTTATGAACCAGAAACTTCACAAGCTTTAGGTTTTGGATTTAGAAGTGGATTCTTAGGTCTATTACACATGGAAATTATCCAAGAAAGAATTACCAGAGAATTCGGCATTGAATTGATTGCAACAGCACCTTCTGTTATTTACCATGTTTATCAAACAGATAATACAATGGTATTAGTAGATAACCCTGCAAAATTACCTAGTCCACAACAAATTGATCGCATCGAAGAACCTTACGTTAAAGCAAGCATTATGTGTCCTAAAGATTACGTTGGAGCAGTAATGGATATTTCTCAAAAGAAGCGTGGTATCTTTAAGGATATGAAATATATTGATGCTAATAGAGTCATGCTAAATTACTTATTACCGTTATCTGAAATTGTATATGATTATTTTGATAAGTTAAAATCATCAACAAAAGGTTATGCATCATTTGACTATGAAATTGAAAATTATCACCCATCTAATTTACAAAAAATGGATATTCTTTTAAATGGAGAAGTAGTAGATGCTTTATCACTTATTGTGCATAGAGATTTTGCATACCAAAGAGGGAAAGTTATTTGTGAAAAATTACGCACTTTAATTCCTAGACAAATGTTTGAAGTACCCGTCCAAGCAGCTTTAGGAAATAAAATTATTGCACGTGAGACAATCAAGGCTATGCGTAAGGACGTTTTAGCTAAATGTTATGGTGGAGATATCACACGTAAGAAAAAATTATTGAATAAACAAAAAGAGGGTAAAAAGAAGATGAAGTCAGTTGGTAAAGTAGAAGTACCACAAGAGGCTTTCTTAGCTATTTTATCTAATGATGAAGATTAA
- the deoB gene encoding phosphopentomutase, with protein sequence MKFKRIFLIVMDSLGIGEAPDAADYNDKGANTIGHIAERMDLHIPNLQSLGYANIAPIKKVEPVAKPLAYYSKIQEASLGKDTMTGHWEMMGLYITKPFQTFTDNGFPDELIKELEEKTGRKVIGNKAASGTDILVELGEQHMKTGDLIVYTSADSVLQIAMHEDIIPIEEQYRICEIAREITMKPEWKVGRVIARPFLGSNKNDFKRTPNRHDYALKPFDKTTLNYLSEASYDVIALGKINDIFDGYGITEFSKTKSNDDGMVQITELAKKDFTGLCFLNLVDFDALYGHRRDPIGYGKAIEKFDLDLPYLLKELKEDDLLLITADHGNDPIHHGTDHTREYVPLIAYSKKIQGGKALPIGKTFADIGYTINDNFNTEKPKYGTSFLDKLK encoded by the coding sequence ATGAAATTTAAAAGAATCTTTTTAATTGTTATGGATAGCCTTGGAATTGGTGAGGCACCAGACGCAGCAGATTACAATGATAAAGGAGCAAATACAATAGGTCACATTGCTGAACGTATGGATTTACATATTCCTAATTTACAAAGCTTAGGTTATGCAAATATCGCTCCTATAAAGAAAGTAGAACCAGTTGCTAAACCTCTAGCTTATTATTCAAAAATTCAAGAAGCTTCACTTGGTAAAGATACAATGACTGGCCATTGGGAAATGATGGGTTTATATATTACAAAACCGTTTCAAACGTTTACTGATAATGGATTTCCTGATGAATTGATTAAAGAATTAGAAGAAAAAACTGGAAGAAAAGTTATAGGAAATAAAGCTGCTTCAGGAACAGATATATTAGTTGAACTTGGTGAGCAACATATGAAAACTGGTGATTTAATTGTTTATACTTCAGCAGATTCAGTCTTACAAATAGCCATGCACGAAGATATTATTCCAATAGAAGAACAATATAGAATATGTGAAATAGCAAGAGAAATCACTATGAAACCAGAATGGAAAGTAGGTAGAGTAATTGCTAGACCTTTCTTAGGATCTAATAAAAACGATTTTAAACGTACTCCTAATAGACATGATTATGCTCTTAAACCTTTTGATAAAACAACTCTAAACTATCTATCAGAAGCATCTTATGATGTGATTGCCTTAGGAAAAATCAATGATATCTTTGATGGTTATGGAATTACTGAATTTAGTAAAACAAAGTCAAATGATGATGGAATGGTTCAAATTACAGAACTTGCAAAAAAAGATTTTACAGGACTTTGTTTCTTAAACTTAGTAGACTTTGATGCATTATATGGTCATAGAAGAGATCCAATTGGTTATGGTAAAGCAATAGAAAAATTTGATTTAGATTTACCTTATTTATTAAAAGAATTAAAAGAAGATGATTTGTTATTAATTACTGCAGATCATGGAAACGATCCAATACATCATGGAACTGATCATACTAGAGAATATGTTCCATTGATTGCTTATAGTAAAAAAATTCAAGGTGGAAAAGCATTACCAATCGGAAAAACATTTGCTGATATTGGATATACCATCAATGACAACTTTAATACAGAAAAACCAAAATATGGGACTTCATTTTTAGATAAACTTAAATAA
- a CDS encoding InlB B-repeat-containing protein — protein MKKISLLILTLIGSILLVGCQNNDKKEQEVSSLTIKLMQDETTEIKEVTIDKGQHIRYFVPTKEGFVFIGWYTNLEFTDRVDIAEPFLENSVLYAKWQEEPTTNQTRTLTFVIKNMEDDTETVETVETPINKKASAYNPNKEGYSFKGWYLKSDFSSDSQIKLQNTVFGKDTTLYGRWELKK, from the coding sequence ATGAAAAAAATTAGTTTATTAATCCTAACTTTGATAGGTTCAATCCTATTAGTTGGGTGTCAAAATAATGATAAAAAGGAACAAGAAGTTAGCAGCCTAACAATTAAGTTAATGCAAGATGAAACAACTGAAATCAAAGAGGTTACCATTGATAAAGGGCAACACATTAGATATTTTGTTCCTACTAAAGAAGGCTTTGTTTTTATCGGTTGGTACACAAACTTAGAATTCACTGATAGAGTTGATATTGCTGAACCATTTTTAGAAAATAGTGTACTTTATGCTAAATGGCAAGAAGAGCCTACAACTAATCAAACAAGAACTCTTACATTTGTTATAAAAAATATGGAGGATGATACAGAAACTGTAGAAACAGTTGAAACTCCTATTAATAAAAAAGCGAGTGCTTATAACCCAAATAAAGAAGGTTATAGCTTTAAAGGTTGGTATTTAAAATCAGATTTTAGCTCTGATAGTCAAATAAAACTTCAAAATACAGTTTTTGGTAAAGATACTACTTTATATGGTAGATGGGAATTGAAAAAATAA